The following nucleotide sequence is from Synergistaceae bacterium.
TTTTCTATTATGTCATGACGTATGAACTCAAAATAATCATTCTGCATTAAGTGCCTGATATTATTTTTCTGACCTGTGAATAAATTATCAACGCAAATTACATCGTTGCCCTGTTCCAGCAATTTTTCGCACAAGTGTGAGCCTATAAATCCCGCTCCGCCTGTTACAAGAACTCTTTTAGACAATTTTATATATACTCCCTTAAAAATTTATTTATTCGCTCATGATTATAGCATTAAACGTGTTGACATTTTTATTTTTGCTGATAAAATTTTCAAGTGCTTTGCGATAAGTACACACACAAAATAAATTCTTGGGGAATGGTGCAACGGCAGCACGCGTGACTCTGGATCATGTAATCGGGGTTCGAATCCCTGTTCCCCAGCTAAAAAATTTTTCATGAGATGACGGAAGAAATTACGCCCTGTTTAGATAATGCGAGAGTCTAGGCAGGGAATTTTTTTTTGCGCGAGTAATTATTTAACTGGAGGACTCTATAATGCTAGTATTTATATTTATTTATGCTGTATTATTAATCTTAATCGGGGCATTTATCGGACGTAAAGCGAGATCGGCATCAGATTTCTTTGTTGCCGGGCGTAAATTGAACTCGGGAATGTTATTCACAACTTTAATTGCTGCGAACTTAGGCGCGGGCTCAACTGTCGGAGTTACTGCACTTGCTTATAAATATGGCCTCAGTGCATGGTGGTGGATAGGAAGCGCGGGGCTTGGCTCGTTAATTCTTGCGTTCATAGTCGGGCCTAAAATTTGGCGGATTGCTAGGCAGGAAAATTTTTATACTTTGAGCGATTATCTTGATAGGCGTTACAGTAAAATTTTTTCGGGGATTATAGCATTAATGATGTCAATCGGGACTCTTGCTTTATTTGCTGGCCAGTTGCTGGGCGTGGCATGGATTCTTGAAGTAGTAGCTAATATTCCCAAGAGTCACGGCGTAATAATCGGTGCAGTAGTTACTACAATATATTTTGCTGCGGGGGGCTTGCTTTCAAGTGCATTTGTGAATATTATAGAAGTCGCAGTGATTTTAACGGGATTTATTATTGCGCTGCCATTTGTGATAAATTTTTCGGGAGGACTCGCTGGGATTCAGTCAAAAATTTCTGACTCGTCATATTTTGATTTCACCGGAATGGGAAGCACGGCTATTATAGGCTATATAGTAATGTTAGTGCCTTCTTTCTTTATTTCTCCCGGACTAATAGGAAAAATTTTCGCGGCTCGTGATGAGAGAGCTATCAAGATCGGGACTTCTTTAAATGGGCTTGTACAATTAATTTTTGCTGTGATTCCTGTTTTGATCGGGATGGCTGCATTTGCTGAATTTCCGGATTTAGCACGGGCTGATTTGGCGTTACCTGCTGCAATGAAAAATATGATGCCGTTTTTAGCTGGGTGTGTTGCATTGGCTGCTATTTTTGCCGCTGAAGTAAGCACGGCCGACACAGTTTTATACATGTTAGCAGGCTCAATAACTAATGATTTATATAAGCGATTCATTAATCCCGATATTTCCGACAAGAAATTATTATATTATTCGCGCGTTGTGAGTATATTATGCGGGGTCTTAGGCGTGATTTTAGCGTTAAAACTTGAGAGCATAATTTCAGCACTCACTATATTTTATTCACTAATGAGCGTATCACTATCAGCACCGTTATTATTTGGCTTATTCACGAAACGAGCTAACAATTTCGGGGCAGTTCTCTCGGCTTTGTCGGGTGTAATATTGACTCTTTACTTGACATTTTTTACAGAGAGTCACGCGATTAATTTCGGGTTTGCAGTATTGAACGCGTCAACCTGCGGAATAATTTTATCGTTTATAGTGATGTCAATTATTACTATATTTGCTAGGAAAAATTAATCTTTAGGACTCTTGCGCCTGCTCACCGGTAAAATATCAAATGACTCTTCTTTCCATAGCGTATAAAATCCGTATTCGTCAATTTCGTCTGAAGCTCCGAGAAAGTCAAGAGTCGCCCGGCCTATTCTCTGAAATTTTGCGATTTGCGCTTTACTTAATCCCGTGAAGTCCAATTTATTAATCGTGTCTTCGTGAGTCCCCGTGTAAATAATCTCGGTCTTATTCTGTCCCGGTGCTAAGACATAAAGGGGAGCTGCTGAGAGTTTAACAAGTCTAGTTTTGCCGTTATCTTTCTCAAATTCAGCCGCTAAAATATAAGTCCTTTCACGCGGGAGAGTTCTCTGAAATGATACGAAATTTCCGAGCGACCATGCTACGGCTTTTACTGGATATTTATTTGAGATTCTGACTTCTACAGGCTGCAAAACATGCGGATGAGTCCCGACTATCAGAGTCGCCCCGTTATTTAGAGTCGTATTAGCGTCGTTCTTCTGGTAAATGCTGGGCTGATAGTGATATTCATATCCCCAGTGATAGCAGGCTATTATTATATCCGGACTCAAACTTTTAGCGCGCTTAAGACCTGACAAAATATTTTCTTGACTCAAAGTATTTAAATGCACGTCATTAGATTTCGGCCATAAGTTACTCCCGTATGAATAATTTATGAAAGCCGCTTTTATGCCGTTATTGTCGAGAATTACAGCGTCATTTGACGGGATTTTATCGAGTCCCAGCCCCGTCCAGTTTATATCTTGAGAGTCTAAAATTTCAGTAGTTCGTCTTGCTCCGGCCGCGCCGCGGTCAAAAATGTGATTATTTGCCAGAGTCAATAAGTCGATTTCAAGATAATTTTTCAGAGTGTCAGCAAGTGAATCAGGCGTGTTAAATAATGGATAACCGGAATAATTTAATTTTTTTTTCTTCCCTGAAAAAGTAGTCTCAAGATTGCCCACTAAGAAAGAATTTATTAATAACGGCCTGACTCTCCGGAATTGAGGCGAAAAATCATAAGTCCCAGCAAGTGATTTATTTTGTCCCTTGTAGCGTGCTGCATCGAGCTGCTGTTTATGTGCCATTATATCGCCTATAAATAAGAATCTCGCTCGAATACTTGACTCGGCGCATGAGGCAGTCAATATTATTATTATCATGAAAATATACGCAAAAAATTTCTGTCTCATTAATTATCGCTCCCAGCAAAAAATTTATTTAATACGTCATACTCAACGCATGAGGCAGTCAAGATTATTATAAAAATTTTCTGTCTCATTATATAGATAGTTCCCAGCAAAAAAATTTATTTAATACGTCATATTTAACACATGAGGCAGTCAATAATTATAAAAAATTTCTGTCTCATGAAATATATTTATTATCTAAGCAAAAAAATTTATTTAAAGCAAGTTATATGATAGCATAAGAATAATTAATAACGAGCGGGAATGAGTACGAAAAGCAAATATTAAACAGGAAGCAGGAAAATTTTTAGTTACAGCATGAATAAGCACGCATTACAAATTTTTATCAGGAATGACTCGCAAAATATCATGCCTTATTTATGACAGCATTATATAAAATTTTATCGTGAATGAGTCTCGCTATATCG
It contains:
- a CDS encoding sodium:solute symporter family protein, whose protein sequence is MLVFIFIYAVLLILIGAFIGRKARSASDFFVAGRKLNSGMLFTTLIAANLGAGSTVGVTALAYKYGLSAWWWIGSAGLGSLILAFIVGPKIWRIARQENFYTLSDYLDRRYSKIFSGIIALMMSIGTLALFAGQLLGVAWILEVVANIPKSHGVIIGAVVTTIYFAAGGLLSSAFVNIIEVAVILTGFIIALPFVINFSGGLAGIQSKISDSSYFDFTGMGSTAIIGYIVMLVPSFFISPGLIGKIFAARDERAIKIGTSLNGLVQLIFAVIPVLIGMAAFAEFPDLARADLALPAAMKNMMPFLAGCVALAAIFAAEVSTADTVLYMLAGSITNDLYKRFINPDISDKKLLYYSRVVSILCGVLGVILALKLESIISALTIFYSLMSVSLSAPLLFGLFTKRANNFGAVLSALSGVILTLYLTFFTESHAINFGFAVLNASTCGIILSFIVMSIITIFARKN
- a CDS encoding CapA family protein; its protein translation is MRQKFFAYIFMIIIILTASCAESSIRARFLFIGDIMAHKQQLDAARYKGQNKSLAGTYDFSPQFRRVRPLLINSFLVGNLETTFSGKKKKLNYSGYPLFNTPDSLADTLKNYLEIDLLTLANNHIFDRGAAGARRTTEILDSQDINWTGLGLDKIPSNDAVILDNNGIKAAFINYSYGSNLWPKSNDVHLNTLSQENILSGLKRAKSLSPDIIIACYHWGYEYHYQPSIYQKNDANTTLNNGATLIVGTHPHVLQPVEVRISNKYPVKAVAWSLGNFVSFQRTLPRERTYILAAEFEKDNGKTRLVKLSAAPLYVLAPGQNKTEIIYTGTHEDTINKLDFTGLSKAQIAKFQRIGRATLDFLGASDEIDEYGFYTLWKEESFDILPVSRRKSPKD